In Trichlorobacter lovleyi, the DNA window ATCAGCCAGGGAGAGGGAGACCTGACCCGTCGGCTTGAGGTCTCCGGCACCTGTGAGTTAAGCCGGATTGCCGGAATGTTCAACACCTTCATGGATACCCTGCAAGGGTTGATCGGGGGCATCAGCCAGAAGACCGCTGATATGGTGGCGACCGCTACTGAGCTTGACGCAACATCAGATAAAATGCTGGCCCAGTCTGATCTGGCGGCTGGTCAGACTGTCGCGGTAGCTACCGCCAGCGAGGAGATGTCTGCCACTGCTGCAGATATCGCCCGGAGCTGTATGCATGCGGCAGAACGTGCTGATGAAGCAGGCAACACGGCTCAAAACGGTGCCGGTGTCGTGCAGGAAACCTTGCATTCCATGCAGGTTATCGCCAGTAATGTGCGTGAGACCGCCGAGACGATCAAGGGGCTGGGAGCCCGTTCTGATCAGATCGGGGCGATTGTGGGCACCATTGAGGATATTGCCGACCAGACCAACCTGCTGGCCTTGAATGCCGCCATTGAGGCTGCCCGGGCCGGTGAACAGGGGCGCGGTTTTGCCGTCGTGGCCGATGAGGTGCGGGCGCTGGCCGAGCGGACGACCCGTGCCACCCGCGAGATTGCCGAGATGATCCGTGCCATTCAGCAGGAGACCGCCATTGCTGTGCGTGTGATGGAAGAAGGGGTTGAGAGGGTGGAGAAGGGGACCGCTGAGGCTGCCCGTTCCGGAGACGCGCTGGATGAAATTCTGTCGAAGATTTCCGATGTAACTCAGGAAATCAACCAGATCGCCACGGCTGCGGAGGAGCTGACCGCCACCAACAATGAGGTTACCGGCAGCATCCACCAGATCAGCAGCCTGGTTCAGCAGAGTAATCTTCAGACAACGGATTCGGTGGGCCAGATCAGCAGTATGATTGCCATGTTTGAAGACCTGCAAGGTTCCCTGAACCGGTTCAAGTGTAATGACGGACTGAACACGGTCCTGCAGAAGGCCAAGTCGGCCCATCTGCTGTTTACCCGCCGGATCAGGCTGCATTTGAAAGGAGAATTGCGGCTTGAGGCCGGCAAGCTGCCGGATCATCATCATTGTGCCTTTGGTACGTGGTATGATACGCAGGGCCAGCAGATGTGCGGCAGCCATCCAAGCTTTAAAAGTATCGTAGAACCTCATCAGAACGTGCATGCGCTGGGCAAGTCGGCTGTGCAGGCTGCAGACAGCGGTGACCGGCAGCGTGCCCAGCAACTGTGTGATGAGATGGTGGCTGAGTCCGGCAAGCTGCTTGCCATACTGGATCAGATGAAATAATGACCACCCGTTCGTGACAGTGCATACCTCCGCTAAACCTCTGCAATGCCGGTCATTGCATTACGGCTGGGTCATCGTGGCGGTCGGTGTCCTGGTGCTGTTTTCCTGCCTGGGGCTGGCCCGTTACGCCTACACCATGCTGCTGCCTGCCATGCAGGCCGGATTGCAGTTGAGCTATGACCGGATGGGCCTGATCGGCACGGCCAACTTCAGCGGGTATCTGGTCGCCGTGGTGCTGTCTCCCTGGCTGATCCGCCGTTTTCGCCCCCGGGCGGTGATCAGTGCCGGGCTGCTGTTGATCGCACTCTGCATGGCCGGTATCAGTCAATCCCGCGGTTTTCTGACGGTTGCGCTGCTCTATGCGGTTACCGGCCTGGGTGGTGGTCTTGCAAACATTCCCCTCATGGCGCTGGTCCCCTGCTGGTTCCGCAGCCGGACCCGCGGCAGGGCTGCCGGTCTGATCATTGGCGGCAACGGTCTGGCGATTATCTGTGCCGGGTATCTGATTCCGCTGCTTAACCGCCAGTATGCCGCTGACGGCTGGCGTCTGGCCTGGCTGCTGCTGGCAGCCATCTCACTGCTGACCGCCCTGGTTGCTGCCCTGTGGCTGCGTAATGCCCCGGCGGAAAAGGGGCTGGAACCGCTGGGGCCGTTGCAGCCGGAACAGCACGGCAGCATGCCCATTCCCCACGAGCAGCAGGGGGACGGCGCACTGCTGCTCAGGCTGGGGCTTTTGTATCTGGCCTTTGGCGCAACCTTTATGGTCTTCGGCACCTTTATCGTCACCAGTATGGTGCGGGAGTCCGGTTTGAGTGAAGCGCAAGCCGGCCACTACTGGTCGTGGGTGGGCTTCTTCAGCGTCTTTTCCGGGGTCGGTTTTGGCAGCCTGTCTGACCGGATCGGCCGCAAGCAAGGGCTGGCGCTGGTCTTTCTGGTGCAGAGTGCAGCCTACCTGCTGGCCGGACTCAAACTGGGGGCCATTGGCCTGCTGCTTGCCATTGTCCTGTACGGCTCAGCCGTTTTTGCCATACCAGCCATCATGGCTGCTGCTGTGGGTGACTATCTGGGTACAGCCCGGGCTGCCGCTTCATTTGCCACCATTACCATCTTCTTTGCCGTGGGACAGACCATCGGTCCAGCCGTTGCCGGCTTGCTGGCACGTAGCTACGGCAGCTTTGCTCCGGCCTATCTCAGCGCTGCCGCCATCACCTGTTCTGCCGCCCTGTTTTCCCTCGTTTTGCCCGCGCCGCACAGGCGCGATCCCGCTTGACATTTCCTAGTTTAATGGCAGACTTTATATGCCTTAGACCGCTTGTTGACTGGTCTGTTTAAGGTAGTCCGGCAGCGTTTGGAGCTACCATGAAAAAGTATCGTACCATCTGGATGGCGTTGTTGCAGTGGGGGCTGCTCTGGAGCCTGATTGTCGGTTGTTCGCTGCTCTGGAATGAACGCCTGATCCGGCAGCAGGTCTATGATTACTCCCGCCATGAAGCAACCACCATTATCAATAAAGATCTTGCCTTCCGACGCTGGGCCACCATGCATGGCGGCGTCTATGTGCATCCCACCGCGCAGACCCCGCCCAACCCCTGGTTAACCGTGCCGAAGCGCGATGTTGTGACGACTGACGGCGACAAACTGACCCTGATGAATCCGGCCTATATGACCCGCCAGGTCATGGGGCTGTTTGGCGAACAGTTCGGCGTCAAGGGACATATCACCAGCCTGCACGCCAAAAACCCTGTCAATGCCCCTGATGCCTGGGAAAGGGAGGCCCTGCTCCGTTTTGAGAAAGGGAGCTCTTCAGTCAGTGAGCTGACCACCATCAATGGTGCCCCCTACTACCGTCTGATCCTGCCGATGAAGATGGAACAGGGCTGTCTGAAGTGCCATGCCGACACCAGGATTCCGGTGGGAGGGATCAGAGGCGGCATCAGTGCCGCCGTGCCGTTGGCACCGCATCTGCGGGCCGGCGAGAACGGGTTGCGGGGTGTCCGTCTGGCCCACGGCAGCATCTGGCTGGTGGGGATGATCGGTATCACGATTGCCAGCGCCATTTATCTGCGTCAACAACGCCTCAGTCAGCAGGCCGAAGACGAGCTGCGGGCCCAGGAGGCGTTGTATGCGTCATTGACCACTGCCTCTCCCACCGGTGTCTTCCAGACCGACCCGCACGGAGCCTGCTGTTATGTCAATGAACGCTGGTCAGCCATTGCCGGGTTACCGCTTGAACAGGCGCTGGGTGATGGCTGGGCGCAGGCGTTGCATCCTGAAGACCGGGCAAAGGTCTTTGAAGAATGGCAACGCTCGGTTGCCGGGCAGCGCCCCTTTAGCCTGGAATATCGCTTTATGCGGCCCGATGGCAGTGTTGCC includes these proteins:
- a CDS encoding methyl-accepting chemotaxis protein; amino-acid sequence: MSLLARLKVTQRLYLLYTVVIICSLGMYAMVQYFVTFSDKQKLLTILNIAMPIYLVFLTLVILLIVRSIAQPLRNLTNMLENISQGEGDLTRRLEVSGTCELSRIAGMFNTFMDTLQGLIGGISQKTADMVATATELDATSDKMLAQSDLAAGQTVAVATASEEMSATAADIARSCMHAAERADEAGNTAQNGAGVVQETLHSMQVIASNVRETAETIKGLGARSDQIGAIVGTIEDIADQTNLLALNAAIEAARAGEQGRGFAVVADEVRALAERTTRATREIAEMIRAIQQETAIAVRVMEEGVERVEKGTAEAARSGDALDEILSKISDVTQEINQIATAAEELTATNNEVTGSIHQISSLVQQSNLQTTDSVGQISSMIAMFEDLQGSLNRFKCNDGLNTVLQKAKSAHLLFTRRIRLHLKGELRLEAGKLPDHHHCAFGTWYDTQGQQMCGSHPSFKSIVEPHQNVHALGKSAVQAADSGDRQRAQQLCDEMVAESGKLLAILDQMK
- a CDS encoding YbfB/YjiJ family MFS transporter, which encodes MAVGVLVLFSCLGLARYAYTMLLPAMQAGLQLSYDRMGLIGTANFSGYLVAVVLSPWLIRRFRPRAVISAGLLLIALCMAGISQSRGFLTVALLYAVTGLGGGLANIPLMALVPCWFRSRTRGRAAGLIIGGNGLAIICAGYLIPLLNRQYAADGWRLAWLLLAAISLLTALVAALWLRNAPAEKGLEPLGPLQPEQHGSMPIPHEQQGDGALLLRLGLLYLAFGATFMVFGTFIVTSMVRESGLSEAQAGHYWSWVGFFSVFSGVGFGSLSDRIGRKQGLALVFLVQSAAYLLAGLKLGAIGLLLAIVLYGSAVFAIPAIMAAAVGDYLGTARAAASFATITIFFAVGQTIGPAVAGLLARSYGSFAPAYLSAAAITCSAALFSLVLPAPHRRDPA